In Dromiciops gliroides isolate mDroGli1 chromosome X, mDroGli1.pri, whole genome shotgun sequence, the genomic window TTCcttctaggatcttttttttaatgtgcttgTTCTTGCTTACTCAGAAATGATTTCCATTTTCTACATATGAGACTTGCTAGCTCTAAGTAGCCTCCATCTGGTTACTTGCCACCTGTATCCTTATAGCCTTAGGCACAGAGTCCTTTATTAACTATTTACTGCCCCAAAAGAGCTCCCTAAAAATTCAGCTTGACCTAAGTGGCAAAAAGCTAAGATAGGACAGTGCATCTATGCCAGCGAGTGCCATGTCCTCCAGAACAATGCCCTTGGGAGGATCAGCACTGATTTTCAACAAGTTGCCCAACTCATACCATTAGGAGACTTCTCTTAGGGAATAGCCTTCCTGGACACAATGCAGTGGAAACTGGAGTTGAGATCCTCATTTCGCTACTTACCtttgtgactttaagcaagttaCTTTCCCCTCTCTAGTGTAGAGAGGATCTTTTCcaactcttttgttgtttttgtttgtagaGGTCTCTTTCTCCTATGCAAGCCAgcctccacccagctgcccaaatctttcaaaggaaagaccttatttctccctTCCACAATGGCCTCCTGCATCCAAAAAGGACTCCTGGGTTTAGTGGTGGGACCCCTTCCCAGCATGCTTCCGAATGCCCACCAGTTCATGTGAATTTCCCATTACTCCTTCCCATGCTTTTCATTCAAACCAAATTACTGTGCCCAACAGTTATCATTCCATCTCCACTTCTTCAAATCTGTACTTTCCTTCAAGGTTCTACTCAGGCTTCTTTCCcgatctccccccccccagttatcaGCACTCTTTCTGGCTTCAAATGAGCCTGTGTGAATTTACTTTTCtccttaagcaacttgagggaagggactgcttTTTGCTTGTTCTTTGGAATTCCTGGCACCTGGCACATTGTACACATCAACTGCCTGGTCAATATCCCTATGCCTAAATAGAGCATTGGCTGGGCTGGCCAAGCTGGCCTTGCCCATGCATGTGCAGGACCACAGTTGAATTGGAATATTTATTTGGTACCACATTGCTAGGACTGTGATGGAAAGTGAAGGAGAATAGCCTCTCCTGCTAATTAAGGACAGATTGAAGAGTTGGTTTGTTTATCTGGttggtttgtggggtttttttggcttggTTATGAAAAACAAACCAATAGCAGAGAGAGGTCTGTCTTAGCAGAAAGGAGCTTTTAGACTCAAATTTGCTTAACCAAAAGAAAAGGACATGCCCCAGCAAGAGAGAAGCACTTCTGCTGTCTTGGCTTAGAGCAGCTTGAAACTACAGAATGAGCAGTAGAAAGGGAGCCCAGAGCGTTCCCCGAAGCAAGCCACTAAGAGCTACAGTGGGAGACCAGCTGTCATATTCAAGACTGTAAGTGACACTCTTTGGGGTCAATAATGATCCATTCATGGATCTTCGTCTTATTTATCCCTTCAACAATATAAACTTTGCTTCTGTAAAATGTACTGATCTGCATGCCTGCAAGGAGACTGTCAATGTCAGGGTGCCACAGATTTTCCCAGGTAGGTTTTCTGGTAGAGATTCACGAGCAAAGAGAAGCAAGACATACACCCCCCCCTCATGTGTAACCAGGCCCTTTGTGTTCTAGCAGTCACGGTTACAAAGGCCACAACTAGAGGACTAACAATAGCAACTACATTTCTGTGTCACATCAAGCTTTTCAAAATGCTCTACTAACATTGAGAGTTAGAGGCTATGCCTAgtgttattccattttacagaagaggaaagttttAAAATTCGATTtgatatgatttttctttccaaaccctctccctctctcttccactatccccacccactgagaaggcaaggaagACAAGACACATTACAAATATGAATAGCcaaacaaagcaaattcccacgttagccatgtccaaaagaaagaaagataagaaaataggcTTCACTGTACCCTCTGTGCCTATCAGCTCTATATCTGACAGTAgagagcatgtttcatcattagtcctttatggatcattgtcttgatcagagtagctaaacctttcagagttgattatccttataatattgctgttactgtacaaattgttctcctggttctgctcacttcattctacatcagttcatataagtctttccagcttttacTGAAACCATGCCTTTcagcatttcttacagtataatagtattccaatacTTTCatttaccataacttgttcagccattccccaattgatgggcacccatccccttcaatttccaattctttaccaccatgaaaagagctgctataaatactcttgtacatattggtccttCAGAAGAGAACATTAATGCAGTGACAGGAGTGAACAAAAGACTTGGGATTTCTTTCATGAGAAGAACATATGGTGAAGGGACATTTTGAGTCACatttgaaaggagagaagggatgcTGTTTGGACAAAAGGACGAAAGCTTTCGAAGCAAGCAAAGGCCTGGAGATAAGTGCTGAAAAGTCTCATACTGGGGTCGATAAACAGGCTTTCTTTACTGGAGGAGGGAGTTAGGAAAATAGGGCAGTAAAGAtatgggaggaaaggggaaataagTTGAGAATAGCAACCCAGAACTAAGGATCATATGTCATTTATCTTTATACCTCCTCCAAACCAAGTACAGTGTTCTGTACTTTATAGATGTttgttaaatgtttgttgaattgaatcgagTAGACctgaagtgaattgaattaattcaattgaattgatgTGAATAATTAGAAATTCTTATTGAATATGAAGATTTCCTGGAAAACCATATAGACTGctgagaagggaagcaatgaGACCTTCCAGCTAGAAAGCCCAACAAGGAGAGAAGTCCAAGGTAATGTCAAAGCTGTGGGCTTGGGTGGTCAACAGGTTGTTCTAGCAGATTTCAGGTAGAtaaccgagagagagagagagagagagagagagagagagagagagagagagagagagagagagagagagagagagtcagtcaaGGAGAGGCTGGACATAGGAAATGACGTTCTCCAGTCTGAAATGGAGACAGTAGCTGGACAGAAGCTCTGGTGGAAAATCCATCGGGGTTTTCATGGCTTGTAAGGACATTCTAAGTCCACAGGATGAACTGGCAACCAGAGAGGGTACTATCTTAGACTGCACTGAGAGAGCCCTTCTGTGCCCTGGCCTCCTCAGGAGACTGGACCCACCCCAGCATGTGAGTGGTATCTCCTCTAGAGCACTGCCCTTGGGAAGATCCATACTGATTTATCCGATCACCTCCACTCATGCCATTGGGAGACTACTCTTTGGGAATGACCTTCTAAGCCAGGAGAGGAGACAGGAGAAATAGCACGGTGTAGTGAGCGTGGAATCAGAGTCAAGGAATGTGAGCTGGAATCCTCACTCAGCTTctttgtgactttagacaagtcacttcctctctagAGTAGAATGTTCACCGTTGGGTACCCTAGTTTAAGAATAATATTAGTTAAGCTAGAGGGAGGCCAGAGGAGGGCAATCAGGATGGGGGAGGGCCTCTAAGCCACAGCATTTGAGGAATAGCTTCAGGAATGGAGGAAACTAAACCCTGCCTCCCCCtagcccccagcccccacccctacCATGAAGGACTAGCTTTGTTCTGCTGGGCCCCAGAGAATAGAAACAGAAGGAACGGAgggaaagcttcctaacaatcaAAGTATGGGTGGCCTCAGGAGgtggtgagctccccatcactggagggcTTCAAGCAGAGGCCAGCTGCTTGcttgctggggaggggagggtcagGCTCCATAATAACCTGAGATTTGGGAGTCAAGACAGCTTAGCATTTCCATATCCATGTATGGCCACACGTGCTGAGCCAACTGGCTGCTGAGCAGGCCAGTAACCCCAGGAAATGATCCATCCATTCAAGTCCATGCTCCAAGTCCCACAAAAGTAGGTcatgatttgaatccaagttttctcATTTCAGGCAAAGCACTCTTTGCTGccattggggtggctaggtggggcAGATGACTgaagcactgtgcctggagtcaggaagacctgagttcaaatttgacctcagacacttactagctgtctcaccctgggcaagtcacttaactctgtttgcctcagtttcctcgtctgtaaagtgatctatagaaggaaatgccaaaccattccagtatctttgccaagaaaaccacaaaagggggggtcaggaagagtcagacccaactagaaatgactaaacaaaatgccacagctaggtggcacagtggatagaatactgggcctggagtcaggaagacctaaattcaaatctaacctcagatacatactagctgtatgactctgcacaagtcatttaatctctgtctgccttagttttttcttctgtaaaatggggataataacagcactaaacttcccagggttgttgtaaaagcCTTagcacagttaataaatgcttattccctccctcccctcttaacTGGGTCACTATTGCACTAACTAGGGTATAGAGATAAGAGAAGGGGAAATCCATCTCCACCACTGGGAAAACAACTCAAAACATGATCTTAAATCACAGTCCATCTGTTGTATTGTTGCCTCTGTATCTTGATGCTTAGTACCGTACTTGGCACATTGGAAGCATCTGATAAATTCTTATTCACCTTCATAGAGGGCCCTTAGAGACCATGACATctcagtgatgtcatgacttgcactgaattggatctaagtgggggaaggctgtgcaaggccaccagcctcactctctcctccagagccatctggctccagtggcaagatagagatAAGggcgactggagatggccctggatatttcaggcaattggggttaagcaactttcccagagccacacagctagtaagtgtccaaggctggatttgaactcaggccctcccaacttcagggccagtgctttatccactgtgccacctagttgctccaacCAGTTACATCAGTGTCAGCTATGATAATGAaagtcatcattatcattattagctAAAGGGAGAGATTGTGTTTAGCTGAAACAGATGGGAAAAGAGATGGGTTTGCTGTGTGAGCACCATTACAATTTCCTCATGGAAccctgagattaaaaaaaaagtttctgttgCAGAAATTCTCCAAGCCCTTGGGGTAAATCAAGTTTTTATAAGGCAAATTCTACTTTAACTGTGCTTTGGGACCTTGCTATTTAAAGGAGACTTGGGGTGAATTCTCTTATAAAGCAAAGAATATTTTCCAAATAGGAGTAGATGCATCTAGGTCTATGCTCTTTGCAAGGAGAAATTGCTTGtgttggggaaaggagaaagaagagacaaggAAAGTGAAATGATAACAGAAAGGAGCTCATGGGGCTGTAAGGGCCAGGCCCGTCGACAACAAACACTGAGCAGGAACAGAGGGATTGTCAGGCCATCTGGGGCCAttgagtttttctttcttcctttttttgctaggcaatgagggttaagtgacttgcccagggtcacacagctagtaagtgtcaagtgtctgaggccgcatttgaactcaggtcctcctgaatccagggccggtgctttatccactgcgccacctagctacctggaCCATTGAGTTTTGAGGTAAATGCAGCACACAAGGACTCTGTGTTATGGCCCAAGCAACACCGAGACCCTTGAGACATCAAAAAAAGGCTGAAGTGTGTCTCATTTTATACAGCAAGAAGTTGGTCACAGAGCAAGGGAAGGAAAGcaacatttgtataatgcttcTCATGTGCTCAGGGTTTTCCAAACCGTTCATTTGGTCtgcacaacagtcctgggagacAAGTGCTATTGTTAACCCCATTTTAGGCTATCAAAGctaggaaaaaaatgtaattctgTGGCCTCGAAAAGCAACTCCAGGGCACTGGACCTTATCTGGAACTCTTCATCCTGTGACCATATGTGAAAcgacaatgatgacaatgataggGGTGGTATACTTGTACCTGAGTATTTCTATGGCGCAGGAAGGgagcccttccctccttctctctttctccctcccctccctcctttccttccactttcccctcccctttcttccttccttcttccttcctttcctcaacctcctccctcctctccttccatttcctcctcgccctctctcttccttccctcctctcccttcctatcATTCTTCTACCTCTTCAAGGACACTAATCTAGCGCTCACACTGTCCAGCTGTCATCTCTCACTCTTGCTACTCTCCTGGTTCGCCTCCCGTTCCAATCATATGCATCCTGAATGATGTTTCTTATTCCACATCTAACGCAAGTCATTAGAACAttcatttcggggcagctaggtggcggagtggataaagcaccggccctggattcaggaggccttgagttcaaatccggtctcagacacttgacacgtactagctgtgtgaccttgggcaagtcacttaacctcaattgcctcacaaaaaaaacccaacaaaacacaTTCATTTCGCACTGGGCCTGTGCTTTCCTTGGTGTTGGGGATTCCTGGCGAGGACTTCTGTCTCCTAATGTAAATCAGCTTGAACCCAAAGCTCACTAACTCCAAGACTAGCTGTCTACACCAAACCGCCTCTCCTGGTGTGATTTCTAACAATGGATATAGCACTGAAATTGGAGGAAGGGCTTTTGTTCCCTTTTTTCTACTaaaccctcctcccctcctttggCTCCAGGAAATTCCCCCTCTGCCGGTATTGCTCAGTTGAGCCCTGATGTTGGGCCAAGCATGGCGCTAAGGGCTGGACAAAGAGCTCCCCCTCGGCTAGGTTCTGTTTCTTCTCCTTTTGCTGTTTCATGCTTTTTTTTGCAGAGAGGAGGATGAATAATTTGGAAACAGAAAATTATACCAAGATCACCCACTTCATCCTGGTCGGGGTTTCAGGGCAGCCCCTGCTCCAgatcatcctcttcctcctgggCCTGACCATGTACCTCATCACTGTCATTGGGAACAGCCTCATCATTGTCCTCATCATACTAGACTCTCGCCTTCACACGcccatgtacttcttcctcaGCAATCTGTCTCTCCTCGACATCTGTGGTTCAACAAGCACAGCACCCCAGTCCCTCATCAACTGCTTACAAGACTATCCCAGCATCTCCTACAATGCTTGCTATGCCGAAATGGGGATCTCCATGTGCTTAGCTGTAACCGAGTGCTTTCTCCTTTCCATCATGGCCTATGATCGGTTCGTAGCCATTTCAAGCCCCTTGCGCTATATGTTGATAATGAACAAGACAGTCTGTCTCAGCCTGGCTGTGGCTTCCTGGATCATTGCCTTCTTGACCTCCATCATCCCAATGCTGGTGATGCCTGTGAGCTTTTGTGGCCAAAATGTGGTCAATCACTTTGCTTGTGAGATGCAGGCTGTGCTGAAACTGGTCTGCTCTGATACATCGACCAGTTTGACCCTGGTGTTCATTGGCTCTGTCTTCACCCTTATCCTTCCCTTTGGCTTCATCATCGTCTCATACCTCCGCATCCTCATCGCGGTCCTAAAAATCCGCTCAGTAGAGGGACGACTCAAAGCCTTTTCCACCTGTGGCTCCCACCTAACGGTAGTAACTATATACTATGGGACTCTCATTTACATGTATGCAAAACCCCAGTCAAAAGAATCTGAGGACAAAGACAAGATCATCTCCATATTTTATGGAGCTGTGACACCTATGCTAAATCCTCTCATTTACACGCTGAGAAACAAGGATGTAAAAGGGGCcctaaagaaaataatgggaaaatcaAAAGCCTGAAAGCTCTCTCTAGAATTTCCCCAACAGGTTTTCAAAGAAGATGCAACTGAGTCACCAAGAGAAGTAagcaaggtgggggcagctaggtggcacagtggatagagcactggccctggattcaggaggacctgagttcaaatccgaccacagacacttgacacattctagctgtgtgaccctgggcaagtcacttaaccctcattgccctgaaaaagaaaagaaaaggaagcaaggcTACACTATTGACCAATGAACTCTATTAGCCAAGGGGTGTTTAACATAAGCAAGTCAAAAATTGTTTACTTCCAGGTATGCTGAAAAGCTCTCCTAAGTCTTCAAATGAAAAGGCCAGGGATGCAGCTAAGCCTGGAGAATAGCAATGGCCTTGCCCTTAGCCTGTCTTTGTGTTTCAATCCTGAACGATCATATAAAGGGGGAAATGGAAGAGGTTGGAAAACTGAGGAACCCAAAACACTGAGAGCTGTTTGGTAGTTCTATAAATGATTACCTGGTttctactctatccactgaggatTAAAAATGAGATCTATGAAATGCTCAGTCTCCTGAGTAGTAGTACACCATGGAGACCCCCCAAAGTATAGACCATGGAGACTCGCCAAAATGTAGACCATGAAGACCCCAAGCCCAGAGGTCAGGAAATTGATTCCAAGAAAAAAACTGGGCCAGAGGGCATTGGCTAGTAGGAAGGACTTGGTTCCTTTTGGTAAAGAACTTGGGGGCTTAAGGCCGAGAATCTCCAACTAGGCAGAAGAGAGGTTCCATCACCAAACTCTGAGCCACCAAAACTGGAGAACATGAGGACAGAGCTTTTTTCTGGTCCTAGGCAAAGGTTTATGCCTTTTTCTAAGAAGCTGTAGTGAGACCAAGCCTATGGGCTTTAAGGTGAAAAAAACCCAAGCATGGCAATGGCTGACCTTCTCTTGAGGAAGAGCCCAGGATTTGAGCTGAGCCAAAAGCCAGAGATGTTAAGCGGTGTCCAGCAGAGACTAGTCAGGGAGCAGTATTCAGCAGTATCAACAGGCAACATCCAGAGAGCAGCATCCAGCAGAACAGTGCCAGAGGTGTGAGGTAACGCTCCATGAGAAAATTCTGATCATGTGTGTGCCCTTCATATGCTCCCTCTGTGCATGTTCTCTGGACACACATGTTTCCTATGAGTACACACCTCACCACATGTGCACTCCACATGTTCCTTGCCAAAGTGTCGCATAAATATTCCTTTGTGTGTCTCCTCATTCCACTgatgtgtatatttgtgggaaAATATGTCCCAAACTTATGAGGGAGATGTTTTGTTGCCATTTTTCATACAATGCCATTTCATTACATGCCTTTGTGTCCTCTGACTGACTATTAAAGGTAAGTTGGCAGGGCCTTCACATCAGTTGGTTTTAAGAAATTTAGATCAGCAGACTACCTTGACCCCAGAGAAGCCATTGTCTGGAGGATGTGATCCACAAATTAGTGAGAAGATGTCACCAGGCGCCACATTGTGGAGGCTTGTCCAGGAATTCCATTGTGGATATTACAGTCATCTATGGAAGAAAAGTTAgtattttcccattcttttacTCTCGAACTATCATAAGCTggttttctgtgtttcttttacAGGCTTTAAGACAATTTGCCTGGCTGAATGCTAAAGTACTcaaatgttatattattatatgagTATGGAATCTTATATGAGCAGTATAGATGAAAGGGGGtcattaggtggcacaatggatagagcactgagcttggaagcagactcatcttcatgagttcaaatccagcctcagacacatactagatgtgtgatcctaggcatgtcacttcaccctgtttgccacagtttcctcatctgtaaaatgtgctgaagaaggaaatagcaaagcactccagtatctttgccaagaaaaccccaaatggggtcacagagagtcagccacaactgaaatgattcaataacaatgacaaaaatagatGAGAGTAAACAAATGACCCCCCAGGATCTGTAGGATACTGGCTCACTGCTGGTGTATCATATGTGCTATGGACTGTTGCTCAAGGACCaagctgaactcattatctctcctcATAAGCTttctcctcttccaaatttccttatttctattgaAAGTACTTCCACCCTTCTAGTCTGCCAAGTTCAAACTTCAGCATTATCTCACAGAGCTAATCCAAATCTTGCCATTCCTACCTTTGGGAAATCTCTCAAATCCAATGCCTTCTCTACAGTCACACAgttaccaccttagttcagatcCTTATCACCTTTCACCTAGATTACAGCATCAGCCTCCTAATT contains:
- the LOC122734011 gene encoding olfactory receptor 13H1-like, with the translated sequence MNNLETENYTKITHFILVGVSGQPLLQIILFLLGLTMYLITVIGNSLIIVLIILDSRLHTPMYFFLSNLSLLDICGSTSTAPQSLINCLQDYPSISYNACYAEMGISMCLAVTECFLLSIMAYDRFVAISSPLRYMLIMNKTVCLSLAVASWIIAFLTSIIPMLVMPVSFCGQNVVNHFACEMQAVLKLVCSDTSTSLTLVFIGSVFTLILPFGFIIVSYLRILIAVLKIRSVEGRLKAFSTCGSHLTVVTIYYGTLIYMYAKPQSKESEDKDKIISIFYGAVTPMLNPLIYTLRNKDVKGALKKIMGKSKA